The bacterium DNA segment ATTTTCAGTGTTTCATCTATGTCCATCTGTGGCTGAATAGTTACATAAAATCATTTTCTGTGCCTCTCTGTGTGGTGAACGCTTACAAAAAGGTTAATGGTAATGATTGAAGGAATTAAAATTATTAAATTAATACCTCATGTAGATGAGCGAGGATTTTTAATGGAAATCCTGCGTAAAGATAACCCACATTTTAAGCAATTTGGGCAAATCTATCTGACTACCTGTAATCCTGGTGTTGTCAAAGCCTGGCATGCACATAAAAAACAGACGGATAACATCTTTTTAGTTAAAGGAAGTGTTAAACTTGGTCTATATGATGGCCGAACTGACTCGCCAACATATAAACAGACCGGGACAATTATCATCACTGAATTAAATCGTCAATTAGTGCAAATCCCACCCTTTATCTGGCACGGATTTTCGGCATTAGGGAATGAACCCGCTTATATCCTTAATATTCCAACAGAATTATACAATTATGATGAGCCAGATGAAATGAGGGTTGACCCGTTTGATAATGATTTTAATTTTGATTGGAAGGTGAAATCAGGATGAGAATTTTAATTACTGGTGGTG contains these protein-coding regions:
- a CDS encoding dTDP-4-dehydrorhamnose 3,5-epimerase family protein yields the protein MIEGIKIIKLIPHVDERGFLMEILRKDNPHFKQFGQIYLTTCNPGVVKAWHAHKKQTDNIFLVKGSVKLGLYDGRTDSPTYKQTGTIIITELNRQLVQIPPFIWHGFSALGNEPAYILNIPTELYNYDEPDEMRVDPFDNDFNFDWKVKSG